CCGTCTTCCTCTTGGCGTGCTCGGTGTAGGTGACGGCGTCACGGATCACATTCTCCAGGAAGACTTTGAGCACTCCGCGGGTCTCTTCGTAAATGAGACCGGAGATACGCTTGACTCCGCCACGGCGAGCCAGACGGCGGATAGCGGGCTTAGTGATTCCCTGGATGTTATCACGGAGGACTTTACGGTGA
This region of Lates calcarifer isolate ASB-BC8 unplaced genomic scaffold, TLL_Latcal_v3 _unitig_1695_quiver_769, whole genome shotgun sequence genomic DNA includes:
- the LOC108890175 gene encoding histone H4, with translation MSGRGKGGKGLGKGGAKRHRKVLRDNIQGITKPAIRRLARRGGVKRISGLIYEETRGVLKVFLENVIRDAVTYTEHAKRKTVTAMDVVYALKRQGRTLYGFGG